The following coding sequences lie in one Scatophagus argus isolate fScaArg1 chromosome 9, fScaArg1.pri, whole genome shotgun sequence genomic window:
- the LOC124064383 gene encoding protein rapunzel-like: MTSSLEKVVAQKKEAIEAVMDMFERGAEVLASAVGELFPLCEAAAPVLRLALDNIQSKEVFYVKEQFLTVRNKLDVLSAQLEDIDCEIKKGRLDSQYFSVEENIRNQFRKYVDILEAKQQFRDVKTRLFLEHFAKTGGEKNLFVLYDALMGTNSFGESVLELVERYVARNRRLLEDFCVRMKELFCLGLIALLGHCALTQGQEEEEDKIHQWSSKIEEVESRMKTTIESCIAAFPEQSKLDAQRLLQEKEDQNLQDTSQRILEFLEKKYDWVRWSVRLINHSGSTYRNWRAGEHFHHVAGQNWFEVLQVNNINLVVSYSSKPQSVPRDFIRQVMEGQGKKGNAPAVVEVLEKQLCGFVVHAVSRHKESAAAWSFPEECHYWERHKNVAVCVHSE, from the exons ATGACCAGTTCCCTGGAGAAGGTTGTGGCCCAGAAGAAGGAGGCCATCGAGGCGGTGATGGATATGTTTGAGAGGGGAGCCGAGGTGCTGGCCAGCGCTGTGGGCGAGCTCTTCCCCCTCTGCGAGGCCGCCGCTCCGGTTCTCCGCCTGGCCTTAGACAACATCCAGAGCAAAGAGGTCTTCTACGTCAAAGAGCAATTCCTGACGGTGAGGAACAAGCTCGACGTGCTCTCCGCCCAACTCGAAGACATCGACTGCGAGATCAAGAAGGGCAGACTGGATTCCCAGTACTTCTCAGTGGAGGAGAACATCAGGAACCAGTTTCGGAAATATGTGGACATCTTGGAGGCGAAACAGCAGTTCAGGGATGTGAAGACCAGACTATTTCTGGAGCATTTCGCCAagactggaggagagaagaacCTGTTTGTGCTGTATGATGCTCTGATGGGGACAAACAGCTTCGGAGAGTCAGTTTTAGAGTTGGTTGAAAG GTATGTAGCGAGGAACCGCCGTCTCCTGGAAGATTTCTGTGTGCGCATGAAGGAGCTCTTCTGTCTGGGCCTGATTGCTCTCTTGGGTCACTGTGCCTTAACTCAGGgccaagaggaagaagaggacaaaATCCACCAGTGGAGCAGCAAAATTGAAGAAGTAGAGTCCAGGATGAAGACAACTATTGAGTCCTGCATCGCTGCCTTCCCAGAGCAATCAAAATTAGACGCTCAGCGGCTCCTGCAAGAAAAGGAAGACCAGAACTTGCAAGATACGAGTCAGCGGATTCTTGAGTTCTTGGAGAAAAAATACGATTGGGTCCGCTGGTCGGTGCGGCTAATCAACCATTCAGGGAGCACCTACCGGAACTGGCGAGCAGGGGAGCACTTTCATCACGTGGCAGGACAGAACTGGTTCGAGGTGCTCCAGGTGAACAACATCAATCTGGTGGTGTCATACAGCAGCAAACCCCAGTCGGTGCCCCGTGACTTCATCCGGCAGGTGATGGAAGGCCAGGGGAAGAAGGGAAACGCCCCGGCAGTGGTGGAGgtgttggagaagcagctgtgCGGGTTTGTTGTTCACGCCGTCAGCCGCCACAAGGAGTCTGCAGCTGCTTGGAGCTTCCCGGAGGAGTGTCACTACTGGGAAAGACACAAGAACGTggcagtgtgtgttcactcGGAGTAA
- the LOC124064384 gene encoding protein rapunzel-like isoform X1, translating into MPNWSISVFEAKFGIFGSWGLSGLFKNGLVQFGHPYTFNIHGSVLFCRDCWEEEAGCRGWDFGEGGTGTASLKRNLPDKDQGPFNNPGGGSCVCLKRRNSIHPHRLSHLSICLEIMMEDEITEDRAKLKQGLVKVLQCVATISSAASVVNPIFGVAGSLIRVVLHHIDDEDIRTLKREFGSVNRALDQLSQLNRNTLVQIKKETLDGQYCRVEENLKNQFRKFMEMVEARPEHREHKKDDFEESYANDLGDQNLHTLYDGVVGKPKLFSRPILEVYLKHSQGDRQTMERLCTRLTYLFCIGLIALMGYAAIIGDDEEGLSEEWAEKMEHVQEKMQEALSKCK; encoded by the exons atgccaAATTGGAGCATAAGTGTATTTGAGGCCAAATTTGGCATTTTTGGGTCCTGGGGACTCTCTGGGCTCTTTAAAAATGGTTTAGTCCAATTTGGTCACCCCTACACATTCAACATACATGGAAGTGTCCTTTTTTGCAGGGATTGCTGGGAAGAAGAAGCAGGCTGTCGAGGTTGGGACTTTGGTGAGGGAGGTACAGGCACAGCCAGTCTGAAAAG gaATCTTCCTGATAAGGACCAGGGTCCCTTTAACAACCCAGGAGGAGGTTCCTGTGTGTGCCTGAAGAGAAGAAATTCAAT ACATCCACATCGTCTCAGCCACCTCAGCATCTGCCTGGAAATCATGATGGAAGACGAGATCACCGAGGACCGGGCCAAGCTGAAGCAGGGCCTGGTCAAAGTGCTCCAGTGTGTGGCCACCATCTCCTCAGCAGCGTCCGTGGTCAACCCCATCTTTGGCGTCGCCGGTTCCCTGATCCGAGTGGTCCTGCACCACATCGATGATGAGGACATCCGCACCCTGAAGCGCGAGTTCGGCTCAGTCAACCGGGCGCTGGACCAGCTGTCCCAGCTGAATCGCAACACGCTGGTACAGATCAAGAAAGAAACACTGGATGGCCAGTACTGCCGCGTGGAGGAGAACCTGAAGAACCAGTTCAGAAAGTTCATGGAGATGGTGGAGGCGCGGCCGGAGCACCGCGAGCACAAGAAGGACGACTTTGAGGAAAGCTATGCCAATGACTTGGGAGACCAGAACCTGCACACGCTCTACGACGGTGTGGTGGGCAAACCGAAGCTTTTCAGCAGGCCAATCCTGGAGGTCTACCTGAAACACTCGCAGGGCGACCGCCAGACTATGGAGCGACTCTGCACGCGTCTCACCTACCTGTTCTGCATCGGCCTCATCGCCCTCATGGGCTACGCTGCGATCATCGGAGACGACGAGGAGGGTCTGAGCGAGGAGTGGGCCGAGAAGATGGAGCACGTGCAGGAGAAGATGCAGGAGGCTCTTAGCAAGTGCAAATGA
- the LOC124064384 gene encoding protein rapunzel-like isoform X2, protein MDCWEEEAGCRGWDFGEGGTGTASLKRNLPDKDQGPFNNPGGGSCVCLKRRNSIHPHRLSHLSICLEIMMEDEITEDRAKLKQGLVKVLQCVATISSAASVVNPIFGVAGSLIRVVLHHIDDEDIRTLKREFGSVNRALDQLSQLNRNTLVQIKKETLDGQYCRVEENLKNQFRKFMEMVEARPEHREHKKDDFEESYANDLGDQNLHTLYDGVVGKPKLFSRPILEVYLKHSQGDRQTMERLCTRLTYLFCIGLIALMGYAAIIGDDEEGLSEEWAEKMEHVQEKMQEALSKCK, encoded by the exons AT GGATTGCTGGGAAGAAGAAGCAGGCTGTCGAGGTTGGGACTTTGGTGAGGGAGGTACAGGCACAGCCAGTCTGAAAAG gaATCTTCCTGATAAGGACCAGGGTCCCTTTAACAACCCAGGAGGAGGTTCCTGTGTGTGCCTGAAGAGAAGAAATTCAAT ACATCCACATCGTCTCAGCCACCTCAGCATCTGCCTGGAAATCATGATGGAAGACGAGATCACCGAGGACCGGGCCAAGCTGAAGCAGGGCCTGGTCAAAGTGCTCCAGTGTGTGGCCACCATCTCCTCAGCAGCGTCCGTGGTCAACCCCATCTTTGGCGTCGCCGGTTCCCTGATCCGAGTGGTCCTGCACCACATCGATGATGAGGACATCCGCACCCTGAAGCGCGAGTTCGGCTCAGTCAACCGGGCGCTGGACCAGCTGTCCCAGCTGAATCGCAACACGCTGGTACAGATCAAGAAAGAAACACTGGATGGCCAGTACTGCCGCGTGGAGGAGAACCTGAAGAACCAGTTCAGAAAGTTCATGGAGATGGTGGAGGCGCGGCCGGAGCACCGCGAGCACAAGAAGGACGACTTTGAGGAAAGCTATGCCAATGACTTGGGAGACCAGAACCTGCACACGCTCTACGACGGTGTGGTGGGCAAACCGAAGCTTTTCAGCAGGCCAATCCTGGAGGTCTACCTGAAACACTCGCAGGGCGACCGCCAGACTATGGAGCGACTCTGCACGCGTCTCACCTACCTGTTCTGCATCGGCCTCATCGCCCTCATGGGCTACGCTGCGATCATCGGAGACGACGAGGAGGGTCTGAGCGAGGAGTGGGCCGAGAAGATGGAGCACGTGCAGGAGAAGATGCAGGAGGCTCTTAGCAAGTGCAAATGA